A window of the Polaribacter batillariae genome harbors these coding sequences:
- a CDS encoding histidine kinase, giving the protein MSENIWPEAEGIQEPFTFNHILAVVLGEIYVIAFASTIKLMLDWMYEKNRVDNLQAMQLKTELQFLKAQIQPHFFLIH; this is encoded by the coding sequence GTGTCTGAAAATATTTGGCCAGAAGCAGAAGGCATACAAGAACCGTTTACGTTTAACCATATTTTAGCAGTTGTATTAGGTGAAATTTATGTAATCGCATTTGCTTCTACCATTAAATTGATGTTAGATTGGATGTACGAAAAAAATAGGGTAGATAATTTGCAGGCCATGCAACTAAAAACAGAATTGCAATTTTTAAAAGCACAAATACAACCTCACTTCTTTTTAATACATTAA